From the Candidatus Margulisiibacteriota bacterium genome, one window contains:
- the glmM gene encoding phosphoglucosamine mutase, producing MALKISISGVRGTIPDSLTPELCLDFAKAFGTYTNGGTIVIGIDPRPSSEYIKGIIFAGLLSAGCKVIDIGIAPTPTVGIMTRLLRADGGIVVTASHNPLPWNGIKFMTPEGLFLNEKKAAKLIDLYEKKKFRVATPKTVSSNDQAIDLHIKKVLKVVDVNLIRKKKFRVALDACNGAGSVALIELLKKLGCVICPINCNVLLPFPHNPEPVPENITELIGYVNTKRADVGFVVDADADRLAIVADGGFAIGEELTLALAAASILEAAPKGKARNHTIVTNLSTSRVVDDVARSHGAKVIRTKIGEIHVVEEIIRQEAIIGGEGNGGVIFPQVGYNRDSLAGIALILHYMARSGQPLSRLAKSLPRYIMIKSKVDCTSQFEVNEWLEKAKKNFAGEELVTKDGIKVVFPDAWVHVRASNTEPIIRIMAEAPTREKAEGLIKRITG from the coding sequence ATGGCATTAAAAATCTCGATCTCCGGCGTCAGAGGCACGATCCCGGATTCACTCACCCCGGAGCTTTGCCTCGATTTCGCCAAAGCCTTTGGGACCTACACGAACGGGGGAACTATCGTTATCGGCATCGACCCTCGGCCGTCGTCCGAATACATCAAAGGGATCATTTTTGCCGGGCTCCTGTCAGCCGGGTGCAAAGTAATAGACATCGGCATCGCTCCAACCCCAACTGTCGGGATCATGACACGCCTTCTGCGAGCCGACGGTGGAATTGTTGTCACCGCCTCCCATAACCCCCTCCCCTGGAATGGGATCAAGTTCATGACCCCCGAAGGACTCTTTTTGAACGAGAAAAAAGCAGCCAAGCTGATCGACCTCTATGAGAAAAAAAAGTTCCGGGTCGCTACGCCAAAAACCGTCAGCTCCAACGACCAGGCGATCGATCTCCACATAAAAAAGGTCCTCAAAGTCGTAGACGTCAACCTGATCCGCAAAAAAAAGTTCCGGGTCGCGCTGGACGCCTGCAACGGCGCGGGGTCGGTCGCCCTTATCGAGCTTTTAAAGAAGCTTGGTTGCGTCATCTGCCCGATCAATTGCAATGTCTTGCTCCCTTTTCCGCACAACCCGGAACCGGTCCCTGAAAACATCACCGAGCTCATCGGCTACGTGAATACCAAAAGGGCCGATGTCGGCTTTGTTGTCGACGCCGACGCCGACCGGCTCGCTATTGTCGCCGACGGCGGATTTGCCATCGGCGAAGAGCTAACCCTCGCGTTAGCTGCCGCTTCGATCCTTGAAGCCGCCCCCAAGGGAAAAGCCCGCAACCATACCATTGTCACCAACCTTTCGACCAGCCGGGTCGTTGATGATGTCGCCAGAAGCCATGGGGCCAAAGTCATCCGGACCAAGATCGGCGAGATCCACGTGGTCGAAGAAATTATCCGTCAGGAAGCGATCATCGGCGGAGAAGGGAACGGCGGGGTCATTTTCCCGCAGGTCGGCTACAACCGGGACAGCCTGGCCGGAATCGCCCTCATCCTTCATTATATGGCCAGGAGTGGACAACCCCTCTCCAGGCTGGCCAAAAGCCTTCCCCGGTATATCATGATCAAGAGCAAAGTCGATTGTACCAGTCAGTTCGAGGTTAACGAGTGGCTGGAAAAAGCCAAAAAGAATTTCGCCGGTGAAGAACTGGTCACTAAGGACGGGATCAAAGTGGTTTTTCCCGATGCCTGGGTCCATGTTCGGGCTTCCAATACAGAACCGATCATCAGGATCATGGCCGAAGCGCCGACCAGAGAAAAAGCGGAAGGGTTAATAAAGAGAATTACCGGCTAG
- the argC gene encoding N-acetyl-gamma-glutamyl-phosphate reductase, with amino-acid sequence MIKVGIIGASGYAGMSVLQLLLRHPEVKIEWLMSSERSSGSKISDLYPHLTGECELVLLDLNDLEKHLGAVDLVFLSLPHGIALNHVPKILAAGKKVIDLGADYRFNDEAVFKKWYHVEHADKGSLKEAVFGLPEIYRAEIKKARLVANPGCYPTASLLGLAPLVRNKLIDNGAIIIDAKSGVSGAGRGTTLKTHFCERNEGVEAYSVTTHRHMGEIEYQGVRLGDEGLKVTFVPHLVPMNRGILATIYGKSKQTTNNKQLTTMFKEYYKNEPFVRVLEGKTPNTKYVAGTNYCDLGVDYNEATGQIIVMSAIDNLMKGAASQAVQNMNILYGFEETTGLSRLALYP; translated from the coding sequence ATGATAAAAGTTGGAATAATTGGCGCGAGTGGTTATGCCGGAATGTCGGTTTTGCAGCTCTTATTGCGGCATCCGGAGGTCAAGATCGAGTGGTTGATGTCGAGCGAACGGAGCAGTGGATCAAAGATCAGCGACCTGTATCCGCACTTGACCGGTGAATGCGAGCTGGTTCTGCTTGACTTGAACGATCTGGAAAAACACCTTGGCGCTGTTGATCTTGTTTTCCTCTCTCTGCCGCATGGGATCGCTTTGAACCATGTTCCCAAAATATTAGCGGCGGGGAAGAAAGTTATCGACCTTGGGGCCGACTATCGTTTTAATGACGAAGCGGTATTTAAAAAGTGGTACCACGTCGAGCATGCCGATAAAGGATCGCTCAAAGAAGCGGTTTTTGGCCTGCCAGAAATTTACCGGGCTGAGATAAAAAAGGCCCGCCTGGTCGCTAACCCGGGATGTTATCCGACAGCCTCGCTCCTGGGGCTTGCTCCGCTGGTCAGGAACAAACTGATCGACAACGGCGCGATCATTATTGACGCTAAATCAGGGGTTTCCGGCGCCGGCCGGGGGACGACCCTTAAAACCCATTTTTGCGAACGGAACGAGGGGGTCGAGGCTTACTCGGTTACCACTCACCGGCATATGGGGGAGATAGAGTATCAGGGGGTCAGGCTAGGGGATGAAGGATTAAAGGTGACCTTTGTTCCTCATCTGGTCCCAATGAATCGGGGGATATTAGCGACGATATATGGGAAGAGCAAACAAACAACAAACAACAAACAACTGACAACAATGTTCAAAGAATATTATAAGAACGAACCCTTTGTCAGGGTGCTGGAGGGGAAAACCCCGAACACCAAGTATGTCGCCGGGACAAATTATTGCGATCTTGGTGTTGACTATAACGAAGCAACGGGACAAATTATTGTCATGTCGGCGATCGACAACCTGATGAAAGGGGCGGCCAGCCAGGCGGTCCAGAATATGAACATTCTTTATGGATTCGAGGAGACGACCGGCCTGTCGCGGCTCGCCCTCTATCCATGA
- a CDS encoding response regulator, which produces MLSKTSIVLLTDDPGLESTVREAAPENRVRPAPDLETAKELVRSEPATLVIIDNDLKDVDGLTAFRQLRLTAPDLKVLMVSSANDIPLAVSAAKLGVADFLKKPFAVSQLKEAIERLAGRASLTFTPLKTDWSKGEGLTKLYKEIQSLNSTNILLFGEQGIEKKPVADLIHRNSQRNQRRFRSIDLASFRRENLEAYFWTSVQELLAAPTATTMQDEDERCGTLYLENFDRLDQGFKSSILEFFRKRKESLDQTAIVIVGTDAKPELLAPQAAEYAKLVIPSLRERKGDFPFIMSAYLQRFVVEHDKNIKGISPEAVSFLAAYDFPGNYRELGHLLEQAVLTCRGDIILVGDLSVNYKIFKEIFLKKAKSEGLVTLDEIRRAFEAGLFNFLALKNGDDLGGLAKYFDLPRTAIADRMEH; this is translated from the coding sequence ATGTTAAGCAAGACCTCTATCGTCCTTCTGACCGACGATCCCGGACTGGAGTCAACTGTTCGGGAAGCGGCGCCGGAGAATCGGGTCCGGCCCGCACCCGATCTGGAAACGGCCAAAGAGCTGGTCCGGAGCGAGCCGGCAACCCTGGTGATCATAGACAATGACCTGAAGGATGTCGACGGATTGACCGCTTTCCGGCAGCTGCGTCTGACCGCTCCCGATCTCAAGGTCCTGATGGTTTCTTCGGCTAACGACATTCCGCTGGCGGTCTCGGCCGCCAAGCTTGGGGTCGCGGATTTCCTGAAAAAACCATTTGCCGTTTCCCAGCTGAAAGAAGCGATCGAAAGATTGGCGGGGAGGGCAAGCCTGACCTTTACCCCCCTCAAGACTGATTGGAGCAAAGGGGAAGGGCTAACAAAGCTTTACAAGGAAATACAGTCGCTAAATTCAACCAACATCCTTCTTTTTGGCGAGCAGGGAATCGAAAAAAAACCGGTCGCGGATCTTATTCACCGGAACAGCCAACGGAACCAGCGGCGGTTCAGGTCGATCGATCTTGCTTCGTTCCGCCGGGAAAATCTGGAGGCTTACTTTTGGACCTCGGTCCAGGAGTTGCTGGCGGCACCGACCGCTACCACCATGCAGGACGAGGACGAGCGGTGCGGGACATTGTATCTGGAAAACTTTGACCGGCTCGACCAGGGTTTTAAAAGTTCGATCCTGGAGTTCTTCCGGAAAAGAAAAGAGTCGCTCGACCAAACGGCAATAGTGATCGTAGGAACGGACGCAAAGCCGGAGCTTCTGGCGCCGCAGGCGGCCGAATACGCGAAACTGGTCATCCCCTCGCTGCGGGAGCGGAAAGGTGATTTCCCTTTTATTATGTCCGCCTATCTTCAGCGGTTTGTGGTAGAGCATGACAAGAATATTAAAGGGATCTCTCCGGAAGCGGTCAGTTTTCTTGCCGCTTACGATTTTCCGGGAAATTATCGGGAGCTGGGCCACCTGCTCGAACAAGCGGTCCTGACCTGCCGGGGTGATATTATTTTGGTGGGGGACCTGTCGGTCAACTACAAAATATTCAAGGAGATATTTTTAAAGAAAGCCAAATCAGAGGGTTTGGTTACCCTTGATGAGATCAGGCGGGCATTTGAAGCCGGGCTCTTTAATTTTCTGGCGCTCAAGAATGGCGATGATCTTGGAGGTCTGGCCAAATATTTTGACCTGCCGCGGACGGCGATCGCTGATAGAATGGAACACTAA
- the amrB gene encoding AmmeMemoRadiSam system protein B, with protein sequence MSVIFGAIMPHPPIIVPTIGKNRLKEADKTKRGLEKISQQIKGLEFDTIVVITPHGRVGQASIPVYTSHVFEGNFADFGYPKPSVLYKGDPALGLAVVKNTHLASALPETILDHGVMVPLHYPTAAGINKPILPIAVAFVPLEKLFQFGKTLAETARSLDRKIVVIASADMSHRLTPDAPNGFSPRGKEFDDKLVSLVEKYDVNGIMNFDPSLAEEAGQDALWSIAVLLGALDGRPVKPELLSYEGPFGVGYMVAALKPE encoded by the coding sequence ATGAGCGTAATTTTTGGCGCGATAATGCCGCATCCACCGATCATTGTTCCGACGATCGGCAAGAACCGGTTAAAAGAAGCAGATAAAACAAAAAGAGGGCTGGAAAAGATTTCCCAGCAGATCAAAGGACTGGAATTTGATACCATAGTTGTTATTACTCCACATGGCCGGGTTGGCCAGGCCTCGATCCCGGTTTATACCAGCCACGTTTTTGAAGGAAATTTCGCTGATTTTGGTTACCCCAAACCGTCGGTGTTATACAAAGGTGATCCGGCATTAGGTTTGGCGGTGGTAAAAAACACTCATCTGGCGTCGGCCCTGCCGGAGACGATCCTTGACCACGGGGTCATGGTCCCTCTCCACTATCCGACCGCCGCCGGGATCAATAAACCGATCCTGCCGATCGCGGTCGCCTTTGTCCCTCTGGAAAAGCTGTTCCAGTTCGGTAAAACGCTGGCGGAGACCGCCAGGAGCCTTGACCGGAAGATCGTGGTCATTGCCTCCGCCGATATGTCGCACCGGCTGACCCCCGATGCCCCTAACGGTTTTTCCCCCCGCGGGAAAGAGTTCGACGACAAACTTGTTTCCCTGGTCGAGAAATACGATGTCAACGGGATAATGAACTTCGACCCATCCTTGGCCGAAGAAGCCGGGCAGGATGCTCTCTGGTCGATCGCTGTCCTTCTGGGCGCCTTGGACGGCCGGCCGGTAAAGCCCGAACTCCTCTCTTACGAAGGGCCGTTTGGCGTCGGTTACATGGTCGCGGCGCTCAAACCGGAATAA
- a CDS encoding PAS domain S-box protein produces the protein MLGGGGTLLLIFLHRIEHLFPLYIGLAALAMGWLVYSAAPGKRINLTYLFLTGFLYVFALSLFLFSTAKVPSEALFWLRAGAISGLATAVAFFYFALIFPKVESRPTIPQLVFWVVWGGLSLSLSFTGLLFEKAVITPDGNGFNLGLGSPIYLFFMLATAGVSIMVLRRKQQRYFGTSRLQVGYILLGGVLALSVPLLCNLVLPVMGFNQLLGYGPFFLLTLAAFGYYTILKHRLMSLEIVIRQITVYTTSALLSAILFLIIVLLGQAYFAGRPGFGLLTFSAFDALLIAILYQPLVSITGRIADRLFFRGRYDYRNTILKISREIASVIKLEGLTKLIAMSFVKTMEVSEISFLLLDQEREHFRSIPMSIPRYKRIEIDVESPIVSWLSIMQDVLVRDEIEDELDRQMVHTGGVLAGTSDLEEVRDEMDRLGIPVWVPIISKDQLIGIIALGNKLSGDIMTAEDIGLLGTLASQTAVALDNARLYAQVVNMKDYNEEILQSMVSGVMTVDQKERIVTFNQMAEKITGRKIIEVLGKSCEEIWGEDSLLNRIVAQSFKEHCFNNHEAVLSSHERGGVPVSIASTLLRDHDGKKIGVLITILDLTEIKQLEDKVRRADKLAALATMGAGMAHEIKNPLSSMKVFAQLLPTRYNDPEYRKKLQEILPREINRIDRIVESLLSFARASALTFAPVQIGELLDETIADYREQTKGAKVKIEKSYVPLPPVEVDRGQLGQVFSNLVLNAIQAMPEGGALLVMTLEGDRRDGELRTIKVVIKDSGPGIPPETQKRLFDPFYTTKYGGTGLGLTISHSIVDGHRGFIDLESEIGKGTTFTITLPVRQGLL, from the coding sequence ATGTTGGGGGGGGGTGGTACCCTGCTCCTGATCTTTCTCCACCGGATCGAGCATCTCTTCCCGCTTTATATCGGTCTGGCGGCGTTGGCGATGGGGTGGCTGGTTTACAGCGCCGCTCCGGGGAAGCGGATCAATTTGACCTATTTATTTCTGACCGGGTTTTTGTATGTATTTGCTCTTTCCCTTTTTCTTTTTTCTACGGCAAAAGTTCCGTCGGAAGCGCTCTTTTGGTTAAGAGCGGGAGCGATTTCCGGGCTGGCGACCGCGGTCGCGTTTTTTTACTTTGCCTTGATATTTCCCAAAGTGGAGAGCCGGCCGACCATTCCCCAGCTTGTTTTCTGGGTGGTCTGGGGAGGCCTGTCCCTGAGTCTTTCTTTTACCGGCCTGCTGTTTGAAAAAGCGGTGATCACTCCAGATGGGAACGGGTTTAATCTTGGGTTAGGCTCGCCTATATATTTGTTTTTCATGCTGGCGACCGCCGGGGTTTCGATCATGGTCCTGCGCCGCAAACAACAGCGCTACTTTGGGACCAGCCGTCTCCAGGTTGGCTACATCCTGCTGGGGGGAGTGTTGGCCTTGAGCGTTCCCCTTCTTTGCAATCTGGTCTTGCCGGTTATGGGATTCAACCAGCTGTTGGGGTACGGACCTTTTTTCTTGCTGACCCTGGCGGCGTTTGGCTATTATACGATCCTCAAGCACCGGTTAATGAGCCTGGAGATAGTTATCCGCCAGATCACGGTGTACACCACGTCGGCTCTCTTGTCGGCCATTCTTTTCCTGATCATTGTCCTGCTCGGGCAGGCATATTTTGCCGGCCGTCCCGGTTTTGGCCTGCTGACCTTTTCCGCTTTTGACGCATTGCTGATCGCCATTCTTTATCAGCCACTTGTCTCAATTACCGGCAGGATCGCCGACCGGCTGTTTTTTAGGGGGCGCTACGACTATCGGAACACGATCCTGAAGATCAGCCGGGAGATCGCTTCGGTCATCAAGCTGGAAGGCTTGACCAAGCTGATCGCCATGTCATTTGTTAAAACAATGGAGGTCTCGGAGATCTCTTTTCTGTTGCTCGACCAGGAGCGGGAGCATTTTCGTTCGATCCCGATGTCGATCCCCAGGTACAAGCGGATCGAGATCGACGTGGAAAGTCCGATCGTCTCCTGGTTGTCGATCATGCAGGATGTTCTGGTCAGGGACGAAATTGAAGACGAGCTTGACCGCCAGATGGTCCACACCGGCGGAGTGCTGGCCGGGACATCGGACCTGGAAGAAGTGCGGGACGAAATGGACCGACTTGGCATTCCGGTCTGGGTGCCGATCATCTCAAAAGATCAGTTGATCGGGATCATCGCGCTCGGGAACAAGCTTTCAGGTGACATTATGACGGCCGAGGATATCGGCCTGCTTGGGACGCTGGCGAGCCAGACGGCTGTCGCCCTGGACAACGCCCGGCTCTATGCCCAGGTCGTCAACATGAAAGATTACAACGAAGAGATTCTCCAGTCGATGGTCAGCGGGGTCATGACCGTTGACCAGAAAGAACGGATCGTGACCTTTAACCAGATGGCGGAAAAGATCACCGGCCGGAAGATCATAGAAGTGCTGGGGAAGAGCTGTGAAGAAATCTGGGGGGAGGACTCTCTCCTCAACCGGATCGTGGCGCAGTCGTTTAAAGAACACTGTTTTAACAACCATGAAGCAGTTCTTTCTTCCCATGAGCGGGGTGGGGTGCCGGTCTCGATCGCCTCGACCCTGCTCCGCGACCACGACGGCAAAAAGATCGGCGTATTGATCACTATTTTAGACTTGACCGAGATCAAGCAGTTGGAAGATAAAGTTCGCCGGGCCGACAAGCTGGCCGCGCTGGCGACGATGGGGGCGGGGATGGCGCACGAGATCAAAAACCCGCTTTCGTCCATGAAGGTCTTTGCTCAGCTGCTCCCTACCCGTTATAACGACCCGGAGTACCGGAAAAAACTGCAGGAGATCTTGCCGCGGGAGATCAACCGGATCGACCGGATCGTCGAAAGCCTTTTGAGCTTTGCCAGGGCATCGGCCCTGACCTTTGCTCCGGTCCAGATCGGGGAGCTGCTCGATGAAACTATCGCCGATTATCGTGAACAAACCAAGGGGGCGAAAGTGAAAATAGAAAAAAGCTATGTCCCGCTTCCACCGGTCGAAGTTGACCGGGGGCAGTTGGGACAGGTCTTTTCCAACCTGGTCCTCAACGCGATCCAGGCGATGCCGGAGGGGGGGGCTTTGCTGGTCATGACGCTGGAGGGGGACCGGCGGGATGGAGAATTGCGGACGATCAAAGTGGTGATCAAGGACAGCGGCCCCGGGATCCCGCCGGAGACGCAGAAGCGGCTGTTTGATCCGTTCTACACGACGAAATACGGCGGGACCGGCCTGGGGTTGACCATTTCACACAGCATTGTCGACGGTCATCGCGGATTCATTGATCTGGAGAGCGAAATTGGGAAGGGGACCACCTTCACCATCACTTTACCTGTCCGTCAGGGACTGCTATAA
- the argJ gene encoding bifunctional glutamate N-acetyltransferase/amino-acid acetyltransferase ArgJ: MSLPKGFLASAVACGLKKSGKQDLALIFSEAPASAAAVFTTNQVKAAPVIVSIKHIRRGLAQAIVANAGNANCWTGAKGLRDAYEMASLAAAQLGIEPEKVLVTSTGTIGNPLAMNKVCSGIKAASLKLAKSGLRDAARAIMTTDLVEKVVSVKVGKYTVTGLAKGSGMIAPAMATMHAFILTDAAVDRKILQQVVRQASEKSFNMVSVDNCMSTNDCVFLLANGVSGVKVKKGEIKKFAKAVEKVCVQLAKEIARDGEGATKLVEIRAKGARNSAEAKIAVKALINSFLLKAAIYGKDRNFGRILQALGATRLNINWEKFKWSWEMKPKQDVITIDLKAGTADAVGWGCDLTEDYVKINADYHT; encoded by the coding sequence ATGAGCCTGCCAAAAGGATTTCTCGCCTCCGCGGTCGCCTGCGGGCTGAAAAAATCGGGCAAGCAAGATCTTGCTCTGATCTTCTCTGAAGCACCGGCCAGCGCCGCCGCCGTCTTTACCACCAATCAGGTTAAAGCGGCGCCGGTTATTGTCTCCATTAAGCATATCCGCCGGGGCCTGGCCCAGGCGATCGTTGCTAACGCCGGGAACGCCAACTGCTGGACAGGGGCCAAAGGGCTGCGCGATGCGTATGAAATGGCGAGCCTCGCTGCCGCGCAGCTTGGGATCGAACCGGAAAAGGTGCTGGTCACTTCGACCGGGACGATCGGCAACCCATTGGCGATGAATAAGGTTTGTTCCGGGATCAAAGCCGCTTCGCTAAAGCTGGCCAAGAGCGGTTTGCGCGATGCTGCCCGGGCGATCATGACTACAGACCTTGTTGAAAAAGTTGTCTCGGTAAAGGTTGGCAAATACACCGTGACCGGTCTGGCTAAAGGGTCGGGGATGATCGCGCCAGCCATGGCGACAATGCACGCATTCATCTTGACCGACGCCGCGGTTGACCGGAAAATACTTCAGCAAGTCGTCCGCCAGGCGAGCGAAAAATCCTTCAACATGGTTTCGGTCGACAACTGCATGTCGACCAACGACTGCGTATTTCTTTTGGCCAACGGGGTTTCCGGGGTCAAGGTCAAAAAGGGAGAGATCAAGAAGTTTGCCAAGGCGGTAGAGAAAGTTTGCGTCCAGCTGGCCAAAGAGATCGCCCGTGATGGAGAAGGGGCGACAAAATTGGTTGAAATCAGGGCTAAAGGGGCCCGAAATAGTGCCGAGGCTAAGATCGCGGTCAAAGCACTGATTAATTCGTTCCTGTTGAAAGCGGCGATCTATGGAAAGGACCGGAACTTTGGCCGGATCCTGCAAGCGCTTGGCGCAACCAGGCTTAACATTAACTGGGAAAAGTTTAAATGGAGCTGGGAGATGAAGCCCAAGCAGGATGTTATTACGATCGACCTGAAGGCCGGGACGGCTGATGCGGTCGGTTGGGGCTGCGATCTGACCGAAGATTATGTCAAGATCAACGCCGATTATCATACATAG
- a CDS encoding NTP transferase domain-containing protein codes for MNDLAVVVLAAGKGVRMRSDLPKVFHRVLGEPMLSHVLKSVQELGPAKILVVVGYQREMIMSHYRDWPVKFVIQAEQKGTGHAVLQAAPFLDDFSGTVLVVAGDVPLLSTETMRRLLAFHRKNGAVATDLTAELPDGGNYGRIVRQVGGELLKIVEKKDATPEELRIREVNTGTFCFDKEALFAALAEVGSENAQKEYYLTDTIEILRRQGKSVFAFSTNDPAETLGVNTREELAEIEKLLRLRRERLADATAK; via the coding sequence ATGAATGATTTAGCTGTAGTGGTTTTGGCGGCCGGCAAAGGGGTCAGGATGCGATCCGACCTTCCCAAGGTTTTTCACCGGGTGTTAGGCGAGCCAATGCTTTCCCATGTCTTGAAGAGTGTGCAGGAGCTTGGTCCCGCAAAAATACTGGTTGTTGTCGGCTACCAGCGGGAAATGATCATGAGCCATTATCGCGACTGGCCGGTCAAGTTTGTCATCCAGGCAGAACAAAAAGGGACAGGTCACGCTGTCTTGCAGGCGGCTCCTTTTCTTGATGATTTTAGCGGAACGGTTTTAGTTGTGGCAGGTGATGTCCCGCTTCTCTCGACGGAGACAATGCGCCGGCTTCTTGCTTTTCACCGGAAGAACGGGGCCGTGGCGACCGACCTGACGGCAGAATTGCCTGATGGGGGAAATTACGGGCGAATTGTCCGGCAGGTGGGGGGGGAGCTTCTTAAGATCGTAGAAAAAAAAGATGCGACACCTGAAGAGTTGAGGATCCGGGAGGTCAATACCGGAACTTTTTGTTTTGACAAGGAAGCGCTTTTTGCCGCCCTGGCGGAAGTAGGGTCGGAGAACGCCCAAAAAGAATACTATTTGACCGACACGATCGAGATCCTCCGGCGCCAGGGGAAAAGTGTTTTTGCTTTCAGCACAAATGATCCGGCAGAGACTCTTGGGGTCAATACCAGGGAAGAACTGGCGGAGATCGAAAAGCTTTTGCGACTGAGAAGAGAACGATTGGCTGATGCGACCGCTAAATAG
- the amrA gene encoding AmmeMemoRadiSam system protein A, whose amino-acid sequence MEHPLVQLARLTIETYLKEGKSPPLPRQLTQEMQARAGVFVSLHRRHALRGCIGTFAPTTANVAQEIMRNAVSASTEDPRFSPMTTDELADLEISVDVLSAPEPVRSAADLDAKKYGVIVKSGPRRGLLLPDLDGVNTPEEQIAICRQKGGIANNEPVDLFRFTVTRYH is encoded by the coding sequence ATGGAACATCCGCTTGTTCAGTTGGCCCGTTTAACGATCGAAACATATTTAAAAGAGGGAAAGAGCCCTCCGCTTCCCAGGCAGTTAACCCAAGAGATGCAGGCCAGGGCGGGGGTTTTTGTTTCGCTTCACCGCCGGCATGCCCTGCGCGGCTGTATCGGGACCTTTGCCCCGACGACCGCTAATGTCGCCCAGGAAATTATGCGGAACGCGGTCTCCGCTTCGACCGAAGATCCCCGGTTTTCGCCGATGACCACCGATGAATTGGCCGATCTGGAAATTTCGGTCGATGTCCTTTCGGCCCCCGAACCGGTTAGATCGGCGGCCGACCTGGACGCTAAAAAATATGGAGTGATCGTCAAGTCCGGTCCCAGGCGAGGGCTTCTTTTGCCTGATCTGGATGGAGTGAATACGCCTGAGGAACAGATCGCGATTTGCCGTCAGAAAGGCGGCATTGCAAATAATGAGCCGGTAGACCTTTTCAGATTCACTGTAACAAGGTATCATTAG
- a CDS encoding formylglycine-generating enzyme family protein, translated as MPIISIYKHAGPVAVERAIAERRVIARSLTDNKVKIHITDASMLEKVMRENDLMAMVRIPEGRARIQSSSNVEVGSFWLALTPVTRAQLSLYFNKLGFETGQQGPAGFLPAGDVPYYQAFEFADWAKMRLPSELQWEKACRGTHGNLYSWGDSNVVPPGVAFNLAKDPQKISGPAPVDRSDIRNTASAYGVLDLSGNIWEWTSSTFDFSEINRWAKADGNTRSLLDQLKSGADHAGVSDDPLMNVVVRGGSWAERADQLDHLRGDFRRGVGIDLSDLPGKDVYGFRLAANYI; from the coding sequence ATGCCGATCATTTCAATTTACAAACATGCCGGGCCGGTCGCGGTCGAACGGGCGATTGCCGAAAGAAGGGTTATTGCCAGATCGCTGACCGATAATAAAGTTAAGATCCATATTACAGACGCGTCGATGCTGGAAAAAGTGATGAGGGAAAATGATCTGATGGCGATGGTCCGCATTCCGGAAGGGCGGGCCAGGATCCAATCCTCCTCCAATGTTGAGGTCGGATCGTTTTGGCTTGCTCTGACCCCGGTGACGCGGGCGCAATTATCGCTTTATTTCAATAAACTTGGCTTTGAGACCGGCCAACAGGGTCCGGCCGGTTTTTTGCCGGCAGGGGATGTCCCTTATTATCAGGCTTTTGAATTTGCCGATTGGGCAAAGATGCGTCTGCCGAGTGAACTGCAGTGGGAAAAAGCGTGCCGCGGTACGCACGGTAATCTTTATTCCTGGGGCGATAGCAATGTGGTTCCGCCGGGTGTCGCCTTTAATCTAGCCAAGGATCCCCAAAAAATCTCAGGACCGGCTCCGGTTGATCGTTCTGACATTAGAAATACCGCCAGCGCTTATGGGGTGCTCGACTTGAGCGGTAATATCTGGGAATGGACCAGTTCCACTTTTGATTTTTCAGAAATAAACCGTTGGGCCAAGGCGGACGGGAATACTAGATCATTGCTGGATCAGCTGAAGTCTGGCGCGGACCATGCCGGGGTTTCTGACGATCCATTGATGAATGTCGTTGTCCGGGGTGGGAGCTGGGCTGAAAGGGCTGATCAGTTGGATCATCTAAGAGGTGATTTCAGGCGGGGGGTTGGGATCGACCTTTCAGATCTGCCTGGGAAAGATGTTTACGGCTTTAGATTAGCCGCAAATTATATTTAA